One region of Candidatus Abyssobacteria bacterium SURF_5 genomic DNA includes:
- a CDS encoding pyruvate synthase: MAKLTEIRWHARGGQGAKTAATFLAEAAIGDGKYSQGFPDYGPERMGAPMRGFTRISDHPIRLHSAIDEPDTVVVLDDTLLDTVNVCEGLAEDGILIVNTNKDPKAIRGKLKWSGKKLFLIDASQIALEEMGRPIPNTPMLGALVKVSGTLSLDVLLEDIKKKFSKKFKAQVVEGNLKAIKRAYEEVKAA, from the coding sequence GTGGCAAAATTAACTGAAATTCGATGGCATGCACGCGGAGGCCAGGGCGCCAAAACGGCCGCCACTTTTCTTGCGGAAGCAGCGATAGGAGACGGCAAGTACAGCCAGGGTTTCCCTGATTATGGTCCTGAGCGAATGGGTGCTCCGATGAGGGGTTTCACGCGGATCAGCGACCATCCCATACGCCTTCATTCGGCAATTGATGAGCCCGATACGGTCGTCGTGCTTGACGACACGCTTCTGGACACGGTTAACGTATGCGAAGGACTTGCAGAAGACGGGATTCTGATTGTCAATACGAACAAAGATCCGAAGGCAATCCGCGGCAAACTGAAATGGAGCGGGAAAAAGCTTTTCCTGATTGATGCGTCGCAGATCGCGCTTGAAGAAATGGGCCGCCCCATCCCGAACACGCCGATGCTGGGTGCGCTGGTAAAGGTATCCGGCACCCTCTCGCTTGACGTATTGCTTGAGGATATCAAGAAAAAGTTCTCCAAGAAATTCAAGGCTCAGGTGGTCGAGGGGAACCTCAAAGCGATCAAACGCGCATATGAGGAGGTAAAAGCAGCATGA
- the porA gene encoding pyruvate ferredoxin oxidoreductase — MAKETARIALTGNEAVAEALRQVNPDVAAVFPITPQTELMHRFAEFVNDGKVDTELIAVESEHSAMSATVGASASGVRAITATSANGLALMWEVLYIASGLRLPIVMPVVNRALSGPLNIHCDHSDSMGARDAGWIQIFSENTQEAYDNTLQAFRIAEHKDVMLPTMITLDGFIISHTTEVLEILDDEAARRFVGEFTPLFTLLDPNQPITMGALDLQDYYFEHKRQQVEGMYNAPRVIEQVGKEFLELTGREYSFFEKYRLDDAECAIIVMGSAAGTTKEVVDTLRERGTRAGMIKLRVFRPFPYEQLAQALSHLKSVAVLDRSISFGAQGGPLYLETKAAMYGKTIPICSYIYGLGGRDFMPAMAESAFNDLFEGKCDQQMKYLGLRE; from the coding sequence ATGGCAAAAGAAACAGCGAGAATTGCGCTGACTGGGAATGAGGCGGTCGCAGAAGCGCTGCGGCAGGTAAATCCGGATGTTGCCGCCGTTTTCCCGATCACGCCGCAAACAGAATTGATGCATAGATTCGCCGAATTCGTGAATGACGGCAAAGTAGACACCGAACTGATTGCCGTCGAGTCCGAGCATAGCGCCATGAGCGCCACTGTGGGCGCCTCGGCAAGCGGAGTCCGCGCCATTACCGCTACGAGCGCCAATGGACTGGCGCTGATGTGGGAAGTGCTGTATATTGCATCGGGATTGCGGCTGCCGATCGTGATGCCCGTCGTAAACCGCGCGCTGAGCGGCCCGCTGAACATTCATTGTGATCATAGCGACTCGATGGGCGCGCGCGACGCCGGTTGGATACAGATTTTCTCTGAGAATACGCAGGAAGCATACGACAACACGCTGCAGGCGTTTCGGATCGCCGAGCACAAGGACGTGATGTTGCCGACAATGATCACGCTGGACGGCTTCATTATCAGTCATACCACAGAGGTGCTTGAAATTCTGGACGATGAGGCGGCGCGGCGCTTCGTAGGTGAGTTCACGCCTCTTTTCACCCTGCTCGATCCTAACCAGCCGATAACGATGGGCGCGCTGGACCTGCAGGATTACTATTTCGAGCATAAGCGCCAGCAGGTGGAAGGCATGTACAATGCGCCCCGCGTGATCGAGCAGGTTGGCAAGGAGTTTCTTGAACTGACCGGCCGGGAATACAGCTTCTTCGAAAAATACCGGTTGGATGACGCCGAATGCGCGATAATCGTGATGGGTTCGGCTGCGGGCACGACGAAGGAAGTTGTCGATACCCTGCGGGAACGCGGAACCAGGGCGGGAATGATCAAGTTGCGCGTGTTCCGGCCCTTCCCGTATGAGCAGCTCGCTCAGGCGCTCAGCCACCTGAAATCGGTCGCCGTCCTGGATCGATCGATCTCTTTCGGTGCGCAGGGCGGGCCGCTGTACCTGGAAACAAAAGCAGCCATGTACGGGAAGACAATCCCCATTTGCAGCTACATTTACGGTCTCGGCGGACGCGATTTCATGCCGGCAATGGCCGAATCGGCGTTTAACGATCTCTTTGAAGGGAAATGCGACCAGCAGATGAAATACCTGGGGCTGAGAGAATAA
- a CDS encoding sorbosone dehydrogenase family protein, protein MAKNFVLLIAVVEFIFFSCGISDAENTQLPLHLIKLPAGFEIAVYANDIPGARSMTLGKNGTLFVGTRNEGKVYAVLDNDNDSKADEVITIAGGLNMPNGVAFRDGSLYVAEINRIIRFDRIEENLQRPPDAVVVNDSFPADRSHGWKFIRFGPDGKLYVPVGMPCNICVRENPRYGTIMRMNPDGYDLEIFARGIRNTVGFDWHPKTGVLWFTDNGRDRLSDDLPPDELNYAPQEGMHFGFPYCYGKNTPDPFFEEEADCRKYVPAAMNLGPHVAALGMRFYTGEMFPSEYRTQIFIAEHGSWNRTEPIGYRVMLVRLEDNKPAALEVFADGWLQDSDKWGRPVDVQVMPDGALLVSDDHSGSIYRISYSRQP, encoded by the coding sequence ATGGCTAAAAATTTTGTCTTGCTGATTGCGGTTGTGGAATTCATTTTCTTCTCTTGCGGAATATCGGACGCCGAAAACACACAATTGCCCCTGCATCTGATCAAGCTGCCCGCCGGCTTCGAGATCGCCGTATATGCCAACGATATCCCCGGGGCACGATCAATGACTCTCGGGAAAAACGGCACTTTATTCGTAGGCACGAGAAACGAAGGGAAAGTTTATGCGGTTTTAGATAATGACAATGATTCAAAAGCGGATGAGGTGATCACTATCGCAGGCGGTTTGAATATGCCGAATGGAGTCGCTTTCCGCGATGGATCTCTTTATGTGGCGGAAATCAACCGCATTATCCGGTTTGACAGAATTGAGGAAAACCTGCAAAGGCCGCCAGACGCTGTAGTTGTCAATGACAGCTTTCCCGCCGATCGATCTCATGGCTGGAAATTCATCAGGTTCGGCCCGGATGGAAAGCTTTACGTGCCTGTGGGAATGCCATGCAATATCTGTGTTCGAGAAAACCCTCGTTATGGCACCATCATGAGAATGAATCCGGACGGATACGATCTTGAGATTTTTGCGCGAGGCATTCGCAATACCGTCGGCTTCGACTGGCACCCCAAGACCGGCGTGTTGTGGTTTACCGACAACGGGCGCGATCGGTTGAGTGATGATTTGCCGCCAGACGAGTTGAATTATGCGCCGCAGGAAGGAATGCATTTCGGCTTCCCTTATTGTTATGGGAAGAATACGCCTGATCCGTTTTTTGAGGAAGAGGCAGATTGCCGAAAATATGTGCCGGCGGCAATGAACTTGGGCCCGCACGTGGCGGCGCTCGGCATGCGGTTTTATACGGGAGAAATGTTTCCCTCCGAATACCGAACCCAGATATTCATCGCCGAGCACGGATCGTGGAACCGAACAGAACCCATTGGCTATCGGGTGATGCTCGTCCGGCTGGAGGACAACAAACCCGCGGCATTAGAGGTATTTGCGGACGGATGGCTTCAGGATTCGGATAAGTGGGGACGGCCGGTTGACGTGCAGGTTATGCCCGATGGCGCACTACTCGTCTCCGATGATCATTCCGGCTCCATTTACCGGATCAGCTACAGCCGGCAGCCGTAG
- a CDS encoding 4Fe-4S dicluster domain-containing protein, with the protein MSKLKGWKEIPIGGIIPRGGTAYEYETGSWRSFRPVHDKEKCINCLECWFACPDAAIIVEDDQFKGFDLTHCKGCGICAAVCPPKVSAIAMKPESEFEE; encoded by the coding sequence ATGAGCAAATTGAAAGGCTGGAAGGAAATCCCCATCGGCGGAATCATTCCGCGCGGGGGGACTGCATATGAATATGAAACCGGTTCATGGCGTTCATTCAGGCCCGTCCATGATAAAGAGAAGTGCATCAATTGCCTGGAATGTTGGTTTGCCTGCCCGGATGCAGCCATAATAGTGGAAGACGACCAGTTCAAGGGATTCGATCTCACCCATTGCAAGGGGTGCGGCATCTGCGCAGCAGTGTGCCCGCCGAAGGTGAGCGCCATCGCCATGAAACCGGAATCAGAATTCGAGGAATAA
- a CDS encoding phospholipid carrier-dependent glycosyltransferase translates to MTPEHSTSAIDLSAPHAEEIPVCGPIEESGGRLYKIFLLLFIMAVAGFLFFGLFEPFDGFHGFQEAWYAAIAENYSSHSLFMPTTYDENLDLNVPPFFSYLIYISFSLFGPGEAAARIVPVFFSLLSLLAVYLLGETLLRKGAGLETAALFASTSLFLILGRNVQTDIVYVTLSLFCVYFYLKARRSENSLTFVLAGIFLGFSLFTKQFAVIPAAALILFEALGPDRKKLLKKDFLIFLAAAAVVIAPYYGYHLLHDAGRLIRAQLHGSASKAGLAAGPTLQFLLTELLWGCSPLILLGGIAGMAVSFLHFTRNKLLVILSIALFFIFYLFFHRHSYYLFGMIPFLAVSFGWLREQLSQRIYRLILLLSILLGFCLSLYQSFGSNYGGGELKQVGQYLVSYENPVVLADRAYILNYEPLFRYYARNAMLLPRDSESSPAQRAKIRESDGIFSFSGIPIDSNTTQSIPITGTRYGLKVGTRCFIHVPPNVHFLAPAAPAETERYEIDRSLGPFVRLTQVSFFLIKHSGSNNS, encoded by the coding sequence GTGACGCCGGAACACTCAACTTCTGCAATCGATCTCAGCGCCCCCCATGCAGAAGAGATCCCCGTTTGCGGCCCGATAGAGGAAAGCGGCGGCAGGTTATATAAGATTTTCCTCCTGTTGTTCATCATGGCAGTCGCCGGATTCCTCTTTTTCGGGTTATTTGAGCCTTTTGACGGCTTCCATGGTTTTCAGGAAGCCTGGTACGCCGCCATCGCCGAAAATTATTCCTCTCATTCTCTCTTTATGCCGACCACCTATGATGAGAATCTCGATTTGAATGTCCCTCCCTTTTTCTCTTATCTCATTTATATCAGTTTCTCACTGTTCGGACCTGGCGAGGCGGCGGCTCGTATTGTGCCGGTGTTTTTTTCGCTTCTGTCGCTTCTGGCGGTTTACTTGCTGGGAGAGACGCTGCTTAGGAAAGGGGCAGGTCTGGAGACGGCTGCCCTTTTTGCCTCGACATCTCTCTTCCTTATCCTTGGCCGCAACGTGCAAACGGACATCGTTTACGTCACGCTCTCGCTCTTCTGCGTCTATTTCTATTTGAAGGCCCGCCGCAGTGAAAACAGCCTTACTTTCGTGCTGGCGGGCATCTTTCTTGGGTTCTCGCTTTTCACAAAACAATTCGCCGTCATACCGGCCGCGGCACTAATTCTGTTCGAGGCGCTTGGACCAGACAGAAAAAAGCTGCTGAAAAAGGATTTTCTCATTTTCTTGGCAGCCGCCGCAGTGGTAATCGCTCCGTACTACGGATATCATCTGCTGCACGATGCGGGCCGGCTGATCCGGGCACAGTTGCACGGCTCAGCGAGCAAAGCGGGCCTCGCCGCCGGCCCCACATTGCAGTTTTTGCTTACAGAGTTGCTATGGGGGTGTTCGCCGCTAATACTCCTTGGTGGAATCGCAGGGATGGCGGTTTCATTTCTTCATTTCACTCGAAACAAGCTGCTCGTGATCCTTTCAATTGCACTTTTCTTCATTTTCTACCTCTTTTTCCATCGGCACAGCTACTATCTCTTCGGCATGATTCCCTTCTTGGCGGTATCCTTTGGATGGCTACGGGAACAACTATCTCAAAGAATTTATCGCCTGATCCTGCTCCTATCCATCCTGTTAGGGTTCTGCCTATCCCTCTATCAGTCGTTTGGCAGCAACTATGGAGGAGGCGAACTTAAACAGGTGGGCCAATATCTTGTTTCATATGAGAATCCGGTTGTGCTCGCCGACAGGGCATACATTTTGAATTACGAGCCGCTGTTTCGATATTATGCGAGAAATGCAATGCTGTTACCCCGGGACTCGGAGTCGTCTCCAGCGCAGAGGGCGAAGATAAGGGAGAGCGACGGCATCTTTTCTTTCTCCGGCATCCCGATTGATTCAAACACGACTCAATCCATCCCCATCACCGGCACGAGGTACGGTTTGAAGGTTGGAACGAGATGTTTTATCCATGTCCCCCCCAACGTTCATTTTCTGGCGCCAGCCGCTCCGGCGGAGACCGAGCGTTATGAGATCGACCGCTCGCTCGGGCCCTTCGTTCGGCTGACGCAGGTGTCTTTTTTCCTCATCAAACATTCCGGCAGCAACAATTCATAA
- a CDS encoding pyruvate ferredoxin oxidoreductase (catalyzes the formation of acetyl-CoA from pyruvate and coenzyme A), protein MASLKELAKRQDIFCSGHRACSGCAPAITMRQVTLAVDKHLVAGLSTGCMEVVSTIFPFTAWRSSFIHNAFENVAATISGVETAYRALKKKGKLDAEYSFIAFGGDGGTYDIGLQSLSGAMERGHNMLYLCYDNQGYMNTGIQRSSATPFGAATSTTPAGIKIAGKQQFQKDLTQIMVAHDVPYVAQASIGFHRDLNKKVTKALATKGPSFINVLSSCHRGWRINPADSLKYSKLGVDTCLWPLYEVVNGVYKLTYKPREKKPLEEWLKGQGRFNHLFKPENADMLMTFQKYVDHKWNTLLWKCGEIKERPE, encoded by the coding sequence ATGGCATCTTTAAAAGAATTAGCGAAAAGACAGGACATATTCTGCAGCGGGCATCGGGCGTGTTCCGGTTGCGCGCCTGCAATAACAATGCGACAGGTGACCCTGGCAGTAGATAAACATCTCGTGGCCGGATTATCAACCGGCTGCATGGAAGTGGTCTCCACCATATTTCCGTTCACGGCGTGGCGTAGTTCCTTCATCCATAATGCATTTGAGAACGTTGCCGCCACAATCTCCGGAGTTGAAACCGCATATCGGGCGTTGAAGAAGAAGGGGAAGCTGGACGCCGAGTACAGCTTTATCGCCTTCGGGGGCGATGGCGGCACGTACGACATCGGCCTGCAATCGCTTTCCGGCGCGATGGAACGCGGGCACAACATGCTCTACCTTTGCTACGATAACCAAGGCTATATGAATACCGGCATCCAGCGCTCGAGCGCAACCCCGTTTGGAGCCGCCACCAGCACGACACCCGCCGGCATTAAGATCGCGGGGAAACAGCAATTCCAGAAAGATCTGACGCAGATTATGGTGGCACATGACGTGCCATACGTAGCGCAAGCATCAATCGGTTTCCACCGTGACCTCAACAAGAAAGTAACAAAGGCTCTGGCGACGAAGGGGCCTTCCTTCATCAACGTTCTCTCCTCCTGCCACAGGGGCTGGCGGATTAACCCGGCCGATTCTTTGAAATATTCGAAGCTCGGCGTGGACACCTGTCTATGGCCGCTCTATGAAGTGGTGAACGGCGTCTACAAGTTGACTTATAAGCCGCGCGAGAAGAAGCCGCTCGAAGAATGGCTGAAGGGTCAGGGTCGCTTCAATCACCTGTTCAAGCCTGAGAACGCCGACATGTTGATGACTTTCCAGAAATACGTCGACCACAAATGGAACACGCTCTTGTGGAAATGCGGCGAAATCAAGGAAAGACCTGAATAA
- a CDS encoding formate/nitrite transporter family protein produces the protein MKVPQKEKDENMQDRQADGPTKSYHLILEQKIEQGLAEFERSNSGLFLSALSAGLDLGFSVFLMAVLYSRFSGILTNEAIESLMAIVYSTGFLLVIFGRSELFTEHTALAVFPVLAGRSTIRSLLRVWMIIYMANLLGAAAFSLLLLAVGPSLNIIKEDAFVNLAESLIKPSWYIILLSGVVAGWLMGLVSWLVTAGKETIGQVFFVMLLTATIGFGKLHHCIVGSIEILPAVYLGLGVSFWQYLYTLLWMTFGNIIGGVFFVALIKYSHTVRG, from the coding sequence ATGAAAGTACCGCAGAAAGAAAAGGATGAAAATATGCAAGATCGGCAAGCTGATGGCCCAACAAAATCTTACCATCTGATTTTAGAGCAAAAAATAGAACAGGGCTTGGCCGAGTTTGAGCGGTCCAACAGCGGATTGTTTCTATCCGCTCTTTCGGCCGGCTTGGATTTAGGCTTCAGCGTCTTTCTAATGGCGGTCCTGTATTCCAGATTCAGCGGAATTCTTACAAATGAAGCCATAGAAAGCCTGATGGCAATCGTCTACTCAACCGGTTTCCTGTTGGTGATTTTCGGCAGATCGGAATTGTTTACAGAACACACGGCGCTGGCGGTATTTCCTGTTTTGGCCGGGCGGTCCACGATTCGCTCTCTGCTGCGCGTGTGGATGATTATTTACATGGCGAACCTTCTCGGAGCGGCTGCATTCTCTCTTCTCCTGCTTGCTGTCGGTCCTTCCCTGAACATCATCAAGGAGGATGCTTTTGTCAATCTTGCCGAATCGCTCATTAAGCCTTCATGGTACATAATCCTGCTCAGTGGCGTTGTGGCAGGTTGGCTGATGGGCCTGGTGTCCTGGCTCGTGACCGCAGGGAAGGAGACAATCGGACAGGTATTTTTTGTGATGCTGCTCACAGCAACAATAGGATTCGGGAAACTGCATCATTGTATTGTGGGCTCAATAGAAATCCTTCCTGCCGTCTATTTGGGCCTTGGGGTCAGCTTCTGGCAATATCTGTACACCCTCTTGTGGATGACCTTTGGAAACATAATTGGAGGGGTTTTTTTCGTGGCTTTGATCAAATACAGCCACACCGTTCGCGGTTAG
- a CDS encoding flavodoxin family protein: protein MKIITIIGSPHKARGATARLADLVGEGAEGEGACVETIFLPGKRVNPCNACDTCHKVGKCPQKDDFEEIRQKILDADGLILGSPNYIYSVSAQLKAFIDRCCGVIHCVGFEGKYGASVVTSGGGDEEPIVNYMNHFLITTGITPVGSVWATMGLLPDGRFTEEIVARARELGRILVHSWKSKAVLPEVERVKDNFKERMKYLMVYRKQEWPYEYAFWQKHRGLT from the coding sequence ATGAAAATCATCACTATCATCGGGAGCCCTCATAAAGCGAGGGGTGCGACAGCGCGATTGGCAGATTTGGTGGGTGAAGGCGCGGAAGGTGAAGGCGCTTGCGTCGAAACGATTTTCCTCCCGGGCAAGAGAGTGAATCCGTGCAACGCCTGTGACACTTGTCATAAAGTGGGGAAATGTCCGCAGAAAGATGATTTTGAAGAGATCAGGCAGAAGATCCTTGACGCGGACGGACTGATCCTCGGCAGTCCAAACTACATCTACAGCGTGAGCGCTCAACTTAAGGCATTCATTGACAGGTGCTGCGGCGTGATTCATTGCGTGGGATTCGAGGGAAAATATGGCGCCTCAGTCGTAACGTCGGGCGGTGGCGACGAGGAGCCGATTGTCAACTACATGAATCATTTCCTGATCACCACTGGCATTACGCCGGTCGGTTCGGTCTGGGCAACTATGGGCCTGCTTCCGGACGGCCGATTCACCGAGGAAATTGTTGCGCGCGCCCGCGAACTGGGCAGGATTTTGGTGCATTCTTGGAAAAGCAAAGCAGTTCTGCCGGAGGTCGAGCGCGTGAAAGATAATTTCAAGGAGCGAATGAAATACCTGATGGTCTACCGGAAGCAGGAATGGCCGTACGAGTACGCGTTTTGGCAGAAGCATCGGGGACTCACCTGA
- a CDS encoding VCBS repeat-containing protein, giving the protein MISSFSTFGGDIITIITRINWGWKLVIQGGGMMCRQNDRSLTAVFVVLAFAASLLPGSSHAANLFLPYETHETGSCAEAVAIGDLDNDGLNDVVVATPGYGWDPDNDNRIHVFLQQESGELAFSGKYGVAPAYSPFSVDIGDLNNDGKNDVIVALNGNIGVFLQNDMGTLDPVVLYPTRLSSTRVRIGDFNNDGLDDVVSIDWGAQSHDVEVFLQNISGTLNPRVTYIVKHGGYDDLEVGDVNNDGLDDIIVMSGQGYDVDNLGILLQNTSGTMEGPFYYDLLIDENTSGVAVGDVNENGLQDVVVTYSYNIGVFFQNESGTLDPVVSYPSSGQPTPVEIGDVNWDGKNDVLTAGGDVLEVHLQSDGELPTYELYPIPYNSLYKPHSLVIGDLNNDGSNDVALASCGSGLTVLYANTSPAPDIKANGKDGLVTVRESQPVTITVSVEPHASAGMLYDCWIGAKASSSLYWFTPPDVWVRSEVPVSAGSYELFDLPPTPILERTLPRGSYRFFFILDGDPNGKLDDMTGKDFVDVTSTY; this is encoded by the coding sequence ATGATTTCTTCATTTTCCACATTTGGCGGTGATATAATAACGATCATCACGAGAATCAATTGGGGCTGGAAGTTGGTCATCCAAGGGGGGGGTATGATGTGCAGACAGAATGATCGTTCATTAACAGCAGTCTTCGTTGTTCTCGCTTTCGCAGCATCACTTTTGCCTGGCTCTTCTCATGCAGCCAATCTCTTTCTCCCTTACGAGACGCATGAAACAGGTTCGTGCGCTGAAGCGGTGGCTATTGGAGATCTCGATAACGACGGGTTAAACGACGTCGTTGTTGCCACGCCGGGATATGGATGGGACCCGGATAATGACAACCGCATCCATGTCTTCCTGCAGCAAGAGAGCGGCGAACTCGCATTTTCCGGCAAGTATGGCGTGGCCCCGGCTTATAGCCCGTTTTCCGTTGACATTGGTGATCTGAACAATGACGGAAAAAATGACGTGATTGTCGCCCTGAATGGCAACATAGGCGTTTTCCTTCAGAATGATATGGGTACTCTTGATCCGGTTGTTCTCTACCCCACTCGGCTTTCGAGCACGCGCGTCAGGATTGGCGACTTTAATAATGACGGCCTCGATGATGTTGTCTCGATCGACTGGGGGGCACAATCACATGATGTCGAGGTTTTCCTTCAAAACATTTCGGGAACGCTCAACCCGCGGGTCACGTATATTGTGAAGCATGGCGGATACGATGATCTGGAGGTAGGAGACGTAAATAATGATGGGCTCGATGATATCATCGTGATGAGCGGACAGGGATATGATGTTGATAATCTTGGAATCTTGCTGCAGAACACGTCGGGAACAATGGAAGGCCCATTCTATTACGACCTCCTGATTGACGAGAACACATCTGGAGTGGCCGTTGGAGATGTCAATGAGAATGGTCTGCAGGACGTGGTGGTCACCTATAGCTACAATATCGGTGTTTTCTTCCAAAATGAATCCGGGACACTCGATCCCGTTGTAAGTTATCCATCCTCTGGACAACCTACTCCGGTGGAAATTGGAGATGTCAACTGGGATGGAAAAAACGACGTCCTTACTGCGGGCGGCGACGTGCTGGAAGTGCATCTCCAGAGCGACGGCGAACTGCCTACTTACGAGTTGTACCCGATTCCTTACAATTCACTTTACAAACCGCATTCGCTCGTAATCGGCGACCTCAATAACGACGGCTCCAATGACGTCGCTTTGGCCAGTTGCGGCAGCGGGCTAACGGTTCTGTACGCCAACACTTCTCCGGCACCTGATATCAAGGCTAACGGGAAGGATGGGCTGGTGACCGTAAGAGAGAGCCAGCCCGTTACTATTACTGTTTCCGTCGAACCACATGCCTCAGCCGGCATGTTGTATGACTGCTGGATAGGCGCGAAGGCCTCTTCAAGTCTGTACTGGTTTACGCCGCCTGATGTTTGGGTGCGCTCAGAAGTTCCGGTAAGTGCGGGCTCTTACGAATTATTCGACCTTCCGCCTACCCCTATCCTGGAACGGACGCTTCCCAGGGGGAGTTACCGTTTCTTTTTCATTCTGGATGGTGACCCGAATGGAAAACTTGATGACATGACCGGGAAGGATTTTGTGGACGTAACTTCAACTTACTAA
- a CDS encoding ankyrin repeat domain-containing protein, whose protein sequence is MTANGHFRTTLFLMLMLLMGTAGCSSYSGNKYAAAADRSSSSTLLMTEASKGNSKYVRILLSDGVDPNATGIDLQTVRLIERYLNKEEAANLLLGEDESWAPFKDSNMTAIMAATSGGNSDVVRSLLRMRANPNAKTTQGFTALTLAALARNTSIVYILLDGGAKVNTRTRGGATALMIAALNNDLHMAEILLQRGADPDTAARNGWTSLLLAVRDNKMEMAGLLLDGGANPNARDMEESALLLTAVREGKNDLTLLLLDHNADPNIRDKNGQTPLLAAVAAGNADVAKLLLEKGADPNLAAKDGSSPLLMAIGEDKTEIARLLLNANADPNARNKNGQTPLMAAASVGNAEAVKMLLDRGANATARNKAGLTALAIAKAEGNAKPPLVQLLEQAEAAELEQPKE, encoded by the coding sequence ATGACTGCGAATGGACATTTTCGCACGACACTGTTCCTAATGCTCATGCTCTTGATGGGCACGGCGGGCTGCAGTTCATATTCCGGCAACAAATATGCCGCCGCAGCCGATCGAAGCAGTTCTTCTACATTACTGATGACAGAAGCAAGTAAAGGGAACTCGAAATATGTTCGTATTCTGCTGAGCGATGGGGTAGATCCCAATGCCACCGGAATCGATCTTCAAACGGTAAGATTAATCGAGCGGTATCTCAATAAAGAAGAGGCCGCCAACCTTCTTCTGGGGGAGGATGAGAGCTGGGCGCCATTCAAGGACAGCAACATGACGGCCATAATGGCTGCCACCAGCGGCGGAAATTCTGATGTCGTCAGAAGCTTATTGAGGATGCGAGCAAATCCGAACGCAAAAACCACCCAAGGCTTCACCGCGCTCACGCTCGCTGCTCTCGCGCGAAACACGTCGATCGTGTACATTCTTCTGGACGGCGGCGCCAAGGTCAATACGAGGACCAGGGGAGGCGCCACCGCGCTGATGATCGCCGCTCTCAACAACGACCTCCACATGGCCGAAATCCTGCTCCAGAGAGGCGCTGATCCTGATACGGCGGCGAGAAATGGTTGGACGTCGCTGTTGCTGGCCGTTCGCGATAACAAGATGGAGATGGCCGGTCTCCTGCTCGATGGCGGCGCGAATCCGAATGCCCGCGATATGGAGGAGTCGGCGCTGCTGCTGACGGCCGTTCGTGAAGGCAAAAACGATCTGACCCTTCTCCTGCTTGATCATAATGCGGACCCGAATATACGGGATAAGAATGGGCAGACTCCGTTGCTTGCTGCGGTTGCTGCCGGAAACGCTGACGTCGCAAAATTACTTCTCGAGAAAGGCGCCGATCCCAATCTCGCCGCAAAGGATGGATCATCGCCATTATTGATGGCCATTGGCGAGGACAAAACCGAAATCGCCCGGCTTCTGCTCAACGCGAATGCCGACCCGAATGCAAGGAACAAGAATGGGCAGACTCCCTTAATGGCCGCCGCATCAGTCGGAAACGCTGAAGCTGTAAAAATGCTCCTTGATCGAGGCGCCAACGCAACCGCCAGAAACAAGGCCGGACTGACAGCGCTCGCCATCGCAAAAGCTGAAGGGAACGCTAAGCCTCCCCTCGTACAACTGTTGGAACAGGCGGAAGCGGCCGAACTGGAACAGCCGAAGGAATGA